One Pseudorasbora parva isolate DD20220531a chromosome 4, ASM2467924v1, whole genome shotgun sequence genomic region harbors:
- the LOC137073864 gene encoding uncharacterized protein produces MQSRVHLRAVDIGIGAEAAIKERQKQSRSTEELSVLQFRKECMEGLSKIVKKIQEKSPLKFPTVRQITCLNPAVMYSNPEMCQGQMKCLVKRFLQDKQLDAVATGDLIIQQFSQLLSLEVRNEKFLSFKPLEKRLDVFLHPYISQPYPQLWAFIRNLLLLSHGQATVERGFSINKQVETCNIQEDTVIAQRVVCDYVSMHGGVTKVPLTPELLSSVTSARVRYRMHLESERKKKESQAHSQRRKMIEEELEQLKKTRQTIQEVAEHLRRDADKMAEEAEGKQGSKMAELIAKSNALRRSYKQKLTELESLGEKIATNSAELRRL; encoded by the exons ATGCAGTCCAGGGTTCATCTAAGAGCTGTTGATATTGGCATTGGAGCTGAGGCTGCAATAAAG GAACGTCAGAAGCAGAGTAGATCCACTGAGGAGCTTTCTGTCCTCCAGTTCAGAAAGGAATGCATGGAGGGTCTGTCCAAAATTGTGAAGAAGATTCAAGAGAAGAGCCCTTTGAAATTCCCAACTGTAAGGCAAATTACTTGTCTTAACCCAGCTGTGATGTATTCAAATCCAGAAATGTGTCAGGGCCAGATGAAGTGTCTAGTCAAAAGGTTTCTTCAAGACAAGCAGTTAGATGCGGTTGCTACAG GTGATCTGATCATTCAGCAATTTTCACAATTGTTGTCCCTGGAGGTGAGGAATGAGAAGTTCCTGTCTTTCAAGCCCCTCGAGAAGAGGCTGGATGTGTTTCTCCATCCTTATATAAGTCAGCCCTACCCACAGCTCTGGGCTTTCATCAGAAACCTTCTGCTCCTCTCCCATGGGCAGGCTACGGTGGAGAGGGGCTTCTCTATCAATAAACAAGTAGAAACTTGTAATATCCAAGAGGACACTGTCATTGCACAAAGAGTTGTGTGCGATTACGTGTCCATGCATGGGGGTGTTACCAAGGTGCCCCTCACACCAGAGCTCCTGTCTTCAGTCACATCAGCAAGGGTGAGGTACAGGATGCATCTTGAAAGTGAACGAAAGAAAAAAGAATCTCAAGCACATAGTCAAAGAAGAAAAATGATTGAAGAGGAGTTGGAGCAGCTAAAAAAGACAAGACAGACCATCCAGGAAGTTGCGGAGCATCTGAGGAGGGATGCAGACAAGATGGCAGAGGAGGCTGAGGGCAAACAAGGCAGCAAAATGGCAGAGCTAATTGCCAAGTCAAACGCGTTGAGAAGAAGCTACAAGCAGAAGTTGACAGAACTTGAGAGCCTGGGCGAAAAAATTGCAACCAACTCAGCAGAGCTGCGAAGGCTGTAG
- the LOC137073863 gene encoding CMRF35-like molecule 5 isoform X1, translated as MKFFSVLWLWVFLSGFKTSTTGGLSGYVGRYVIVSCSHSWASTNIKYFCRHPCEDRDILVKSDQSPKGRYTLKDYGTGIFTVTITDLQESDSGIYWCGVQRALFDTYHEVNLKVLKDNTKNSEKVTRLRTTETQTNPETSAETQSTTPRHSVSVSSTTKDSTHTETSTVPVYFILYAAAGLVVFLIISSVGLVTCQWRKRGVTDRSIYNEHHSEEVSGQENHKIMTATNTQLLLTLETISTADRQLNNTVFVIQAIGVYANTPDVKPYATIKKSRVKSKDKNQPEPIYQNLLFNTSEGEAIYGNL; from the exons ATGAAATTCTTCAGTGTTCTCTGGCTATGGGTGTTTCTGTCAG GATTTAAAACTTCAACTACTGGTGGACTTTCTGGATATGTAGGAAGATATGTCATCGTTTCTTGTTCTCATTCATGGGCTTCAACCAACATTAAGTATTTCTGCAGACATCCATGTGAAGACAGAGATATTTTAGTTAAATCTGACCAGTCTCCTAAAGGGAGATACACACTGAAGGATTATGGGACAGGAATCTTCACCGTGACCATCACTGATCTACAGGAGTCAGACTCTGGGATTTACTGGTGTGGGGTACAGAGAGCTCTTTTTGACACATATCACGAAGTCAATCTGAAAGTATTGAAAG ACAACACAAAGAACTCGGAAAAAGTGACTCGTCTTAGGACGACAGAAACACAAACAAATCCAGAGACAAGTGCTGAAACACAGTCGACAACACCAAGACACTCAGTTTCCGTATCTTCAACCACAAAGgacagcacacacacagagacatcaaCAG TTCCTGTGTATTTTATTCTCTATGCTGCTGCTGGACTGGTTGTCTTCTTGATCATATCTTCAGTTGGACTGGTCACTTGTCAGTGGAGAAAGAGAG GTGTTACAGATAGATCTATATACAATGAGCATCACAGCGAGGAGGTGAGTGGACAGGAGAATCATAAGATCATGACCgccacaaacacacaacttctGCTTACTTTAGAAACCATTTCAACAGCTGATAGGCAACTGAATAACACTGTGTTTGTGATTCAGGCCATTGGTGTTTATGCGAACACTCCTGATGTCAAACCCTACGCCACCATAAAGAAATCCAGAGTCAAGTCTAAGGACAAGAACCAACCAGAACCAATCTATCAAAATCTACTCTTCAACACTAGCGAGGGAGAAGCTATCTATGGCAatctataa
- the LOC137073863 gene encoding CMRF35-like molecule 5 isoform X2, with translation MKFFSVLWLWVFLSGFKTSTTGGLSGYVGRYVIVSCSHSWASTNIKYFCRHPCEDRDILVKSDQSPKGRYTLKDYGTGIFTVTITDLQESDSGIYWCGVQRALFDTYHEVNLKVLKDNTKNSEKVTRLRTTETQTNPETSAETQSTTPRHSVSVSSTTKDSTHTETSTVPVYFILYAAAGLVVFLIISSVGLVTCQWRKRGVTDRSIYNEHHSEEAIGVYANTPDVKPYATIKKSRVKSKDKNQPEPIYQNLLFNTSEGEAIYGNL, from the exons ATGAAATTCTTCAGTGTTCTCTGGCTATGGGTGTTTCTGTCAG GATTTAAAACTTCAACTACTGGTGGACTTTCTGGATATGTAGGAAGATATGTCATCGTTTCTTGTTCTCATTCATGGGCTTCAACCAACATTAAGTATTTCTGCAGACATCCATGTGAAGACAGAGATATTTTAGTTAAATCTGACCAGTCTCCTAAAGGGAGATACACACTGAAGGATTATGGGACAGGAATCTTCACCGTGACCATCACTGATCTACAGGAGTCAGACTCTGGGATTTACTGGTGTGGGGTACAGAGAGCTCTTTTTGACACATATCACGAAGTCAATCTGAAAGTATTGAAAG ACAACACAAAGAACTCGGAAAAAGTGACTCGTCTTAGGACGACAGAAACACAAACAAATCCAGAGACAAGTGCTGAAACACAGTCGACAACACCAAGACACTCAGTTTCCGTATCTTCAACCACAAAGgacagcacacacacagagacatcaaCAG TTCCTGTGTATTTTATTCTCTATGCTGCTGCTGGACTGGTTGTCTTCTTGATCATATCTTCAGTTGGACTGGTCACTTGTCAGTGGAGAAAGAGAG GTGTTACAGATAGATCTATATACAATGAGCATCACAGCGAGGAG GCCATTGGTGTTTATGCGAACACTCCTGATGTCAAACCCTACGCCACCATAAAGAAATCCAGAGTCAAGTCTAAGGACAAGAACCAACCAGAACCAATCTATCAAAATCTACTCTTCAACACTAGCGAGGGAGAAGCTATCTATGGCAatctataa